The following DNA comes from Musa acuminata AAA Group cultivar baxijiao chromosome BXJ1-4, Cavendish_Baxijiao_AAA, whole genome shotgun sequence.
AATCATGGGCTTCAGTGTATCACACTCTCAACACCAAGATTGccattttaaatttctaattcaACAAAGAGGAAAATAAAGACATTAAAGTCTCCTCAAGGAGCTATGACCAATAATTACCTAAAATTTTAATTAGTGTTGCTATATTTTAAGAACTTGCTCTAATGATTAAAAATAGTAGAAGTATTTTAGGTATACAATATGTTAACATATTTTAACTTAGATTAATAAATTTAAGTGTAGTTGGAAattgctaattttttttttacaaagggtAAGTAACGAAGTAATATTCGAGCTGAAGAccttataatatattttagaaatatGTTGCTTAAACTTTTGAACCCTTAATTTTTGGTTAAGAACATTAGGTATATCATTATcatagcaatatttaagatgctaatttaagtttttttatagATAATAAAATACGAGATATATGTGcaaaatcataaaattaaaaGAGGCATGCATACTATAATTTATAAGGGTAAATACGTTATTTATAAATTCtataaagatattaatataaaaacTGTAAAAAATTGAGTCAATAGCATAATGTTTTGGCCCCCAATTTCCTCCCCAACGGCACCTCCATCCTACGTGGCTCTCTAGCAAACCTGAAATATGCGGTGTTGATTCCTGAGAAGGAAACGCGGACGCATGGAATGAGTCTGCGGGTACAGCATTTTGGCGGACTAAACGAAATACTCGCTTTAATTTGAAAAGACACCTGTTGAACACTTGGGAGGTGGAGTTCGTGATCGGCTGTCAGCCTTCCCACTTTTTACCTTACCTTCCAAGCCACTCAGTCATCATCACACACCGTTGCAGATCTGGGCCCACATTCTCTTACCAACAGTTAGCTCTGGTTTCCTGAACCCTCATCAAAACCAAACAGCGTGAGCTGCACCGCAAATGGGGTAGCCGCGTCGCGGCCTGCCCCGACAACCAAACTAAGCATATGTTTCCGTACCACGCATCGCAAATGGGCATGCGTCGTCCGCTATGTGATTGGAAGACATGTGGGCCTTACCGATGGGTCCCGATCGAGCTCCGATATTTCTCCCAGTCATCGAACAGGTATATGATTGGGTATGCCTCTTCCAAAATGGATCTCCTTCGTAGTTTTGTGTCACCATGAAGAgaaaaagctctctctctctctctctctctctctgactgaTACACGCACCTCTGTGTACGGCGATGGCGTCGGTCGGAGCTGCTCGGAAggcggagaagcggccgcagatgCACGCGAACTCCTCCTCGTCTTCGCCGCCACTTCATCCTCCTTCTCAGTGCTCGTCCTTCGAGAATGCCTCTGGGGGAGAAGGCAGCAATGTCGACCGGGTCCTCTACAAGAACCTCGTCGACATGGTTCCGCTCGTCGAGTCGCTCATGGTTCCTTACTTTTCCTATGATTTCCTTTCTCCTCGCTCTccttttcgtatttgttcttttccGCTCCTTCTGTTTAAGGGCTTCTGTGGATTTGTGGCAGGATCGTAGGCCGAATCCCTCGTTTAAGCGGCGGGCGTCGTTGGTGTACACCCCCACTCCTTCCCACCCGAGAAAGGTGTGGCCTTGCagtatatttttcccttttctcccctttctaatCACTTGTATGCGTTATAAGAGTActttaaaatattcaattttGACTCGAGACCAGTGTGTAATGACACCTGAAGCTTAGTATTTGGTCAAATGTGAATTGAGTGCTTTCGATGAAAAGAAGCGACTCTGTCATGACATCCTTCCTTTACTATTTTCAAAGATGATGTTTTTATTTGGAAATTTATTACTTGTTTGATAATTGGTAAATCGTCCTTTCTTATTCTAATTTAACGAAAAACGTAAATTATTCCGGGAATGACATATAATTTTTGCTAAAGGTCTTACTAATATTTTTACTTGTTAGTAGGTGCAATTTGATAGTTCATCCGTTGCTTTATGATAGTGCCTGTTGCAATGTGAATTATGAACCCTGATCTGGGATGTCAGTTCGTGTGACTAATGATTCCCCCAAAGAAAGTTGAATCCTCTGTGCAGGATTATGGTATAGTCAATAATTTATGCTTCCGTTATTTTCCCCTTCATATCAACATGGTCAAATGCAGAAATCCCCAAGTGGAAGAAGAGGGAATGTGTTGTCGCAGTGCAAATGGCATAGCTTGCTATTTGATTAAAATTCATTCTTGGCTTGACGCATGAGTGAGAATTTTATGACAGTTCAAAGTAAAGATTAGCAAACAATATCTCTACTTCTAGCAGTATTCAGTGCTTAATCTTAATTCATTTTCTAGATTTGTGTGGGGACTGTGTTGAAGGCTTTGCTAGACTGTCATTTACTCCCAAATATTTAGTCCTTGCAAAAAATTTTACCCTTTGGCCTAACTTCCTACAGTAAAAAAGATCACAGACACTAGAAGCACTTGATTCAGCAAATTTATATTGTCAAAATGTAGGTTGTTGACCACAATGGAAGGATAACAGCTCAAACTTGTTCCTTTAAGAAACGAAGTGATCATGGAAACAATGGCCCAAATAAAGAATCAGATAAACTAGATGGTGCCTCTGGATTCTTCTCATCAAGTGCCCTGACAGCTGAAGATGTCCAGAAGAATGTGGAAGAGCTGAAGTTGTTGCAGGAACAATTGGATGACCTCCACAAAAAGCTGCTGGAAAAAGATGAAGCTTTAAAATCTTTAAAAGACTCATTGAACGAGATGAATGTAGCTAATGCTACAGTCAATGAGTTGAAGGAGCAACTTATGGAGAAGGATTCTTTGATTACAAATGCAAATTTGCAACTGACTAATACAAAGGTATATATCTTGGCACACCTATGCTGTCATTCTCTTCATTTTTCACCTGGATGGCTTTAGCCATTTGTTGATTGGTTTGATTAAATTATGAGATCCAGCTATGAGCTATCTATGATGGTAGGCATACCTTTAGTAATTTAATTATCTCCAACTATTGTTGATCTCCCACTTCTCATTTTGTAGAGGTGAAATGGTGTTTGCTTTGTCATGAAAACTCTATTGCCAAACATTGAGTTGATGGGTTAGTTATGTGCATTTTCATATGTTAGTTTTTCTTGTTATCAACTTCTAATATTATTCCTTTCCAGCttttatcaatttgatattcTATCTGGCTTTTACATTCTATGCCTATCAAGCATGTATTATACATTCATTATGTGCTAGTGAAGACTAATTTGATGTTGCTATTGCATACATTCCATGTGCAACTTTATGAAGATTGAAGAGTATATAAATGGTATTCTATCTATGTGGTTTATATGTCATGTTTATCAGGGGAGCAAAATAATTAGTTAAAACTAATAGTTGCTCTGTATGTAAAATTTGATATATGACAGTTCATTCACTGTCAGGCAAAGATGTTCTTGCCGGATGAACCGATTTTGCCAGAGATATTTGAAAAATAGCTGCatattgtaataattttttttacttattgttTAGTCCAACAACCAGACTTGATTATGTAGCAGAAGAAAAATACACAAAATATTTTTTGCACTACATGGAAAGACATAATTTAACAGAAATGCCTGCAGAATATGTTTCTGTAGAATACATTAAAAGATGGAAGCATGATCCAACATGCAACATAAGTAGATGTTATCTTGGACTCAAACTTGATGAAAACTAGTGTTAGTATTTGAAGCCTGTCTATTGGTAGCAGGAACTTATTTTTCTTTCTGCCATAGCATCCCAAAAAATCATTGTATTGCGCTAATAGAAACAATTATTATTTAGGAGTTCATAAATTAGCAAATTTAGGGTTGTGATAGTTCATTGTCACTAATCTAATTATGTGTCTTCTTGCTATTTTTTACTAGTAGGTCACCATGCTACTTgatagatctctctctctctctctctctctctctctctctctctctcgtgtgtgtatgtgtgtggggGAACATGTATTTCTCCGGATTGACTGACAAGGTGTAAATTTTAGCCTGCAAAAGGTATTTGGTAGAGGCTCGTCTAAGAGTGCAACGCAACAGTGGGGAGGCACCACTTTTGGCACAAGAGGATCCTTAGGTTGGGATGTAAGTAATATGCAACACTGGAGTGATAGTCTCTGGCCATTTATGTGCTTCAAAGCATGGTGATAGTGTGAACCACATTATTTTTGTTTGGCTTCTATCTGGTAGTGTTTGTATTCTACAAAAAATTGTCTCCTTGGAATTACATTCGCATTATTCTTTTCGTCATTGTTCATTCTATGATTCTTCTGGACACAAGTCAGAATGCGTTGTCGAAGCTTAACTAGACTTCCATTGACGATCTACCATCTCATTATGAACTTAGAATCGTGAATGTTCATAAAATACCTTCGTTAAAATGCTTATTTTATTGAAATACAGAATAGGCTTGATGAAAGGCAAGCAGCTTTGGAGAAATTAGAGATGGAAGTCACAGAGTCGAACAAAAAAGTTGAGGAACTTCAGGGAATTCTAGACTCTACAAGTTTTGAGATTGCTGCATTTACCaagttatttgatgaattatcAAATACATGCCCAGATGCATGTTTGGACGACAACAATACTTCTCAACCCATGGATATGTTTCCATATATAGTAAGACTGTATTTCTCAACCTGTTGATAAGCTTCCATATAcagtttttattttctaaatcgaccattatttaaaatgaaaaaacTTACTATTTTTCACAAACATAATTAGGTGTGCTTTGAACAGGATGACATTGATGAGAATGGCATGCAGAAGATGGAAGAGGCAAGAATTGCCTATGTTGCAGCTGTTGCTACCGCAAAAGAGAACCCCAGTGAAGAGTCCATAGCCGCCGCAGCGGAGGCAAGGGTCCACCTTCAAGCTTATCTGCTCAACTGCCACTAGGAACTTCACTGCTACATTTGTCAATATGTAACTTAAAAGTTGTGTGTTGATGGAAATATGGAATCTGTATGAACATTTTTACACTTGTTCATTTTGCTGTCTACAAATTGCTTCTCAATGAATGTTTATGATGAAGCTCTGCTTAGGCCTCTTAAGGAAACTATTGCTGGCTCGTGGTTGCTTGATTTTATAGCCTGCAATGCTTACTCCAAGAAGAGATTGTATTGCCTCAGGAAGTGGTGGGAGGCCTTTACAGAATCTTGGGAAAGTCTCATATGATGATGACTGTTGCCTTTGTCAATGAGTAAAATCTGCCTTTCAATCTATTAAAATACATTCGATTGATGTAAGTTTAGGTATTATACTCTTCCTCTCA
Coding sequences within:
- the LOC135672339 gene encoding protein MICROTUBULE BINDING PROTEIN 2C-like isoform X2; translation: MASVGAARKAEKRPQMHANSSSSSPPLHPPSQCSSFENASGGEGSNVDRVLYKNLVDMVPLVESLMDRRPNPSFKRRASLVYTPTPSHPRKVVDHNGRITAQTCSFKKRSDHGNNGPNKESDKLDGASGFFSSSALTAEDVQKNVEELKLLQEQLDDLHKKLLEKDEALKSLKDSLNEMNVANATVNELKEQLMEKDSLITNANLQLTNTKNRLDERQAALEKLEMEVTESNKKVEELQGILDSTSFEIAAFTKLFDELSNTCPDACLDDNNTSQPMDMFPYIDDIDENGMQKMEEARIAYVAAVATAKENPSEESIAAAAEARVHLQAYLLNCH
- the LOC135672339 gene encoding protein MICROTUBULE BINDING PROTEIN 2C-like isoform X1, which produces MASVGAARKAEKRPQMHANSSSSSPPLHPPSQCSSFENASGGEGSNVDRVLYKNLVDMVPLVESLMDRRPNPSFKRRASLVYTPTPSHPRKVVDHNGRITAQTCSFKKRSDHGNNGPNKESDKLDGASGFFSSSALTAEDVQKNVEELKLLQEQLDDLHKKLLEKDEALKSLKDSLNEMNVANATVNELKEQLMEKDSLITNANLQLTNTKNRLDERQAALEKLEMEVTESNKKVEELQGILDSTSFEIAAFTKLFDELSNTCPDACLDDNNTSQPMDMFPYIVCFEQDDIDENGMQKMEEARIAYVAAVATAKENPSEESIAAAAEARVHLQAYLLNCH